The Lolium perenne isolate Kyuss_39 chromosome 6, Kyuss_2.0, whole genome shotgun sequence genome segment GCCATTTTGGCTCTCGTATGGAAAGCTGCCGTCGCTTTGACAGCCATTCGTGCTCGCGTTCTCATACGGGCCGGAAGCCTTTAAAAACTGCCATGTCGATGAAAGAACCCCGATCGGACAGTCGTCACCGGCTTCTTGCTTCTCCAAAATTGGCCATAGATTTCAAGTTGAGGATCATGGCGATTTGGTTTCTCGGCCTGGTTGTTGTTTTATCGTTTGTTGAGGCGGCTCAAGGATCCAGTTCCGGTTCCCGCCGCCACAACAATCTCTCGGTGAGCTCTTTCAGCCCTAGCTACCAACTCTAATCctattctttgcaaaattttgttTCAAGCTCCTTGTCTCCATAGATCCTCTGCTTGTGTACTCATGTAAGGAGACATGTTGTAGGCTTGTAGCTGTTCGATTATTTTGGCACGCATGACCTAACTGCAAACATTGCAATTTTGCAGGAAGGCAACGGACTGACTCACCGTAGCTACAATTTCTTTGTAAGTCTCTTTATGGATTTTATTTTTCATCAGCTGGAGACTCGAGAGATTTTATTTTCCTTGTTCAATTTTACTTAATGATGAATGAACTTGTCTGCAGATAAAGGAGAGTAACATCACGAGGCTCTGCCGTGAAAAGACCATTCTTACAGTTAACGGCCAGTTCCCTGGGCCGGCCATCTATGCGAGGAGAGGCGATGTCGTCGTTGTCAACGTCTACAACCAAGGCCATACAAACATCACCCTCCATTGGTACAACTTCTTCTAATCCCGAAATAGTCCTCGTTAAAAAAATGAACTTTAGCTTGATGCCGCACATGTCACACAACTAATTAACCATGGTGCAGGCATGGTGTGAACCAGCCACGAAGCCCGTGGTGGGATGGGCCAGAGTACATAACACAGTGTCCAATCCAGCCCGGCAACAATTTTACCTACCGAATCATCTTCTCCGAGGAGGAAGGCACCCTGTGGTGGCATGCGCACACCGCCATGGACCGTGCCACCGTGCACGGCGCCATCATCATCCGTCCCAGTCATGGTGCAGCCTACCCGTTCACGAAACCACACAGAGAAATACCCATCATACTCGGTACGCACCTCGTCTGGTTTTACAATTGGCTACGTATAGTTTTCTGTGATGCTTAGCTAGATTTTCTATCTCCATTAACTGCACGCAGGGGAATGGTGGAACGATGATGTTGGGAAAGTGATGGCCGACGCCCTCGCGACCGGCAGCGACTTCCAGCCTTCAGACGCCAACACCATCAATGGTCAGCCCGGTGACCTCCTCCCGTGCTCCAGTGACAGCACCTTTAGGCTGCCAGTCAAGCACGGCGAGACCTACATGTTGCGCATCATCAATGCAGCACTCACCAATGGGTTCTTCTTCGCCATTGCCGGGCATCGCCTCACCGTGGTGTCTTCCGACGGTTCCTACACCAAGCCGTTCACCACCGACTACATTTTCATCGAGTCCGGCCAAACAATGACCGTGTTGCTCAAGGCCCGTCGCCGTGGCCACTCCAACGCCCGGTACTACGTGGCGGTGAGGCCACTGGCCACCAACCCAGCCGCCGTGCTCGACAACAGCACTGCCACCGCCATCTTGGAGTACATAAACGCATCTTCGGCCAACCGTGCGGACTTTCCCACCCTTCCCTCCATCAACGATAGCTCCGCGGCGGCGGCCTACACAGCTCAACTCAGGTCCCTGGCTAGCAAGGAACACCCAGCCGACGTGCCCCGGAGAGTCGACGAGCACATGCTCGTCACCGTCGCTGTCAACGAGATCTCGTGCGCGCCCAACGAGGCTCCATGCAAGGGCCCCCATGGCAACCGCTTTGCGTCGAGCCTCAACAACATCAGCTTCGAGGCGCCGCACAGGGACATCCTCGGGGCCTACTACCGATCTGTCGTCGGCGACGTGGCCAAGACGGACTTCCCGGACAACCCGCCGTTGTCGTTCAACTTCACGGCCGATAACCTCCCACCAGAGATCGCGCTGACCGCACGCGGCACGAGGGTGAAGTTCCTGGCATACGGGACCGTAGTGGAGGTGGTGTTCCAGGGCACGACCATCCTCGGTGGCGACAGCCACCCGATGCACCTACACGGATTTAGTTTCTACGTCGTGGGAAGAGGGATTGGTAACTTCGACAGACACCATGACCCTGCCAAGTATAATTTGGTCGATCCACCGTACCAGAACACAGTCTCTGTAGCTAAGAATGGATGGGCGGCAATCCGGTTCCGTGCGGCAAACCCTGGTGAGTGTGCATAATCCTTCCCTTTGATGATTCTGCCCACAAGGCTTTTTACACATGTGATAGGATttattcatatatatatatatgcagctCATTCCCTTGTTCGCTTGTTGGCTTTGTGTTGTTGTTTAGGTGTATGGTTCATGCATTGCCATTTTGAGCGCCACATGGTATGGGGTATGGAGACTGTCTTCATTGTGAAGAATGGCAAGAGAAGGGACGCAAAGGTCATGCCACCGCCCCCAAATATGCCTAGGTGCTGACCGAGCAAGGAGGCAGTATAATACTAGCAACTAGATCATGATGCGAGCGTTGTC includes the following:
- the LOC127309898 gene encoding putative laccase-9 — translated: MSMKEPRSDSRHRLLASPKLAIDFKLRIMAIWFLGLVVVLSFVEAAQGSSSGSRRHNNLSEGNGLTHRSYNFFIKESNITRLCREKTILTVNGQFPGPAIYARRGDVVVVNVYNQGHTNITLHWHGVNQPRSPWWDGPEYITQCPIQPGNNFTYRIIFSEEEGTLWWHAHTAMDRATVHGAIIIRPSHGAAYPFTKPHREIPIILGEWWNDDVGKVMADALATGSDFQPSDANTINGQPGDLLPCSSDSTFRLPVKHGETYMLRIINAALTNGFFFAIAGHRLTVVSSDGSYTKPFTTDYIFIESGQTMTVLLKARRRGHSNARYYVAVRPLATNPAAVLDNSTATAILEYINASSANRADFPTLPSINDSSAAAAYTAQLRSLASKEHPADVPRRVDEHMLVTVAVNEISCAPNEAPCKGPHGNRFASSLNNISFEAPHRDILGAYYRSVVGDVAKTDFPDNPPLSFNFTADNLPPEIALTARGTRVKFLAYGTVVEVVFQGTTILGGDSHPMHLHGFSFYVVGRGIGNFDRHHDPAKYNLVDPPYQNTVSVAKNGWAAIRFRAANPGVWFMHCHFERHMVWGMETVFIVKNGKRRDAKVMPPPPNMPRC